In Scyliorhinus canicula chromosome 12, sScyCan1.1, whole genome shotgun sequence, the sequence ccttgttcaagaaaggatcaagacaaaagatggaaaattataggccaattagcctaacctcggttgttggtaaaattctagaatcgatcgttaaggatgagatttctaatttcttggaagagcagggtcggattagaacaagtcaacatggatttagtaaggggaggtcgtgcctgacgaacctgttagaattctttgaggaggtgacaagtaggttagaccagggaaacccagtggatgtggtctatctggatttccaaaaggcctttgataaggtgccacacaggaggctgctgagtaaggtgagggcccatggtgttcgaggtgagctactggcatgggttgaggattggctgtctgacagaaggcagagagttgggataaaaggttctttttcggaatggcagccgatgaccagcggtgtcccacagggttcagtgttggggccgcagctgttcaccatatatattaatgatctggatgaagggactgggggcattctagcgaagtttgctgatgatacgaagttaggtggtcaggcaggtagtgctgaggaagtggggaggctgcagaaggatctagacagtttgggagagtggtgcaggaaatggctgatgcatttcaacgtgagaaaatgtgaggtcttgcactttggaaaaaagaatccaagcatagactactttctaaacggtgagaaaattcataatgccaaagtacaaagggatctgggagtgctagtcgaggattccctaaaggtaaacatgcaggttgaatccgtgattaagaaagcgaatgctatgttgtcatttatctcaagagggttggaatataaaagcagcgatgtgctactgagcctttataaggctctggttaggccccatttggagtactgtgtccagttttgggccccacatctcaggaaggacatactggcactggagcgtgtccagcggagattcacacggatgatccctggaatggcgggtctagcatatgaggaacggctggcgttcctgggattgtattcattggagttcagaaggttaaggggagatctaatagaaacttacaagataatacatggcttagaaaggatggacgcaaagaaactgtttccgttaggcgaggagtcgaggacccgtgggcacagccttagaattagagggggtaaattcaaaacagaaatgcggagacatttcttcagccagagagtggtgggcctgtggaattcattgccgcagagtgcagtggaggccgggacgctaaatggcttcaaggcagagatagataaattcttgatgtcgcgaggaattaagggctatggggagaatgctgggaggtggagttgaaatgcccatcagccatgattgaatggcggagtggactcgatgggccgaatggccttacttccactcctatgtcttatggtcttatggtcttactctctatctaaccccgtgctgtacctgtcctggggagtgtttgatggggacagtgtagagggagctttactctgtatctaagcccgtgctgtacctgtcctgggagtgtttgatggggacagtgtagagggagctttactctgtatctaaccccgtgctgtacctgtcctgggagtgtttgatggggacagtgtagagggagctttactctgtatctaaccccgtgctgtacctgtcctgggagtgtttcatggggacagtgtagagggagctttactctgtatctaaccccgtgctgtacctgtcctgggagtgtttgatggggacagtgtagagggagcgttactctgtatctaaccccgtgctgtacctgtcctgggagtgtttgacggggacagtgtagagggagctttactctgtatctaaccccgtgctgtacatgtcctgtgagtgtttgatggggacagtgtagagggagctttaccctgtatctaaccccgtgctgtacctgtcctgggagtgtttgatggggacagtgtagagggagctttactctgtatctaaccccatgctgtacctgccctgggagtgtttgatggggacagtgtagggtgagctttactctgtatctaaccccgtgctgtacctgtcctgggagtgtttgatgggaacagctttactctgtatctaaccccgtgctgtacctgtcctgggagtgtttgatggggacagtgtagagggagctttactctgtatctaaccccgtgctgtacctgtctgtcCTGTTCATTTCTCAGCAGTTTTACCCTGTATTTGCCACACTTTGTTCCCAAGGTACGAGCTCTTGTCCTCTCCTTGCCCTTTATCTGTAGCTGAACTGAACACAACCTTGCCATCTGATTTGATTGTGAGATGAAGTTCCAAAGCTTTATCCACTCTGCCAATAAGACCATCCACTCCCACcactagagcatagaacatacagtgcagaaggaggccattcggcccattgaatctgcactgacccactcaagccctcacctccaccctattcccgtaacccaataacccctcctaacctttttgttcactaagggcaatttagcatggccaatccacctaacctgtacgtctttggactgtgggaggaaacccacgcagacacggggagaacgtgcagactccgcacagacagtgacccaagccgggaatcgaacctgggaccctggcgctgtgaagccacagtgctatccacttgtgctaccgtgctgcccatggcacacgacagtgacccgtggccgggattgaacccaggtccttggcgctgtgaggaaacagtgctCAGCACCATGCCACTGTAGCATTGCTGATCTCCACCTCACCCATCAGCTGCTGAAACTCACATTTGTGTCTTTGTTACTTCCGCACTCAGCGATTCCAACCCACTGTATGCCAGCCTGTCACCATCGAGCCTCTGTGAACCTCAGCTGCTCATGTCCCATTTGCACCAAGTCCACCCGTCTGCTGGGCCCCCAATTCTCATCCCTCCATGACCTCGCCCCCTCTCTGAAATCTTCTCCAACCTCCAACTCGCTCAGATCTCAGGCCACCCTGGTATCCCTGATTTAAATGGCTTTGTCAGCTGCCTGGGTCCGAAGCTCTGGACTTTCCCTCAATATCCTTTGCCTTATTCTCCTttttaagatgctctttaaaaTCTCCCTCTTTGACCACGCTTTTGGTGACCTTTTCGCCATCTGTAGCTCAGTCTCAAActgtgttttttttccaattaaggggcaatttagcgtggccaagccacctaccctgcacatctttgggttgtgggggtgagacccacgcagacacggggagaatgtgcaaactccacacggacagtgacccagggctgggattgaacctgggaccctcgctgccgtgaggctgcagagctaaccactgcgccacccagcaAACCATGTTTAATTAATGCGCCTACGAAACACTTTGGGGATTTACTATGTTAAAGTCACTAGATAAATGCAGGCTATCATTGCATCTCTTTGTTCACTCACAGGCTCTTCTTTCCAGTGGCATTCCTGAGCTTGTAATGGCTGCCATGGGCTTTAAACGGGAAGGTCCCCAGTTTATCAGCGAGTTAGCGGTACGAGGAAACGCTGCCATCCTGGACTATTGCCGCACGTCCGTGTCTGCACTGTCTGGAGCCACTGCCGGGATCCTGGGTTTGACAGCACTGACTGGTTTCATCTTCTACTTTGTTGCCTCCTTCCTCCTCTCTGTGCTGCTGATAGTGAAAGCCGGCCGTCGCTGGAGCAAGTACTTCAAGTCCCGCCGTCCTCTCTTCACTGGAGGCCTAGTTGGTGGGCTCTTCACCTACATCCTGTTCTGGACCTTCCTGTATGGGATGGTGCACGTGTACTGAGGTGGGAAACCCCCACTAACTCCGGCGGACAATTGGAGCGATACAAATACCTTCACTCTCGCCCCTATCCACGTATTGAATCTTCCTATTTAAACCCATCATAGTTACAAGCCGCACAGATATTCTTACCAGTTGTAGGGTCAAACTCCGCTTCAGATTCCAGTTGTCATTAGGTTTTGGGTGGGTCAGTGTGGTTGTACATTTTTCAAATGCTGCGGGAATGTTTCAATCCCATTACAAATCTGGAAAAGCAACCCAGGGATTGGAGCGTCTGATCAGGCAGCGTCTTCCTCACTGCACTggagctgctcagtgaggggttGTGGAACTGGCCAGGTCtcctggagaggggggggccCTGGAGGGAGGTCTCAAATTTCCAATTCCTCTGCCATGTTGTGAAATGTGtttgtttgtggggggtggggggagagaacgtTTCTTGGAATCCAGCCCCTTCCCCGCTCATCTCCATTTGCTGGTTAAAACctgctgtgtgagtgagagccaGCCACCAGCTCCTCCGTGTGTAAAGCACAACGTCTCCCTTTACTGCATGCTACATGTACCCACCCACCCGATCAGTGGCCCCACTGCCCCTCGGCTTGTGCAGGATCCACAGGCTGGAGCTCAGGAACACTGAGGGCAGTGGCTCTGCTTCACGTCCCCACTATCTGGCCGGTGGGGGGTTCTATGTAAACAACACCTGGCAGGACAAGTTCTTGTTTGCCTGGCGTGCAGTGCAGATTGGGGCTTCTCTTCGCTGCATTGTTTTGTTGACCTCACTCGCTGAGCTGAGCTGTACAAATCCCAGCAGGTGTTCCTGACTGAGATTGAAGGGCTCCGTTGGGAATGATCGTTACAGTGAGATGGGATAGTTTGCAGCAAAGACTGCCACAGTCACAGAGATTTGGCACCGTCTACAGTTtattctgtgctccatggcctgcATTTGGCAAAATGAAAGGCTGGGATGCTGCTGAAATGTTTTGAGCCTGGGCAGATTTAAGAAATGGGCCCTGGAGTATAGTCAGGGAGGATCGGATCGGCTTCACTGTGAGACAGGCTGTAACACATTCAGAATCTGATAATCGGGGATTTACAATTAAAACAGTTTTGTCACTACTGCTGGTAATTGGTGTGTTTTTAAAGGAGAGCCTCGGCTGTTGTGTGGGAACCAGTGAATGTTTGAGAAAAGTAACAAATAACCTGGTCTTAATTTGTGTTTCCAGGCCGACCACCTGCTTTTAGAAAAATAAACTGAACCTGGAGATCCATTCCCACTCTGGAATTCTTTTTAAGTCTGACTTGGGCTGCCCGAGAGTTGGGTTCTGCTCCCCGCGACAAGCTCGCTCCGCTCCCCGCTCCCTCTGCTCAGTGCAGCTTATTAACAGACTGCGCTGAGCAGGGCATCCCCCACAACTGGACGCCACCAGTCACCAGCTGCAGTGTCCACAGGTCGCTAGGAAAGGAGTTTTGTTTTGATACAACACACATGCCCTGCCATTCATgtttaaccatgatgtggagatgccggcgttggactggggtgagcacagtaagaagtcttacaacaccaggttaaagtccaacaggtttgtttcaaacacgagctttcggagcacggctccttcttcacctgaagaaggagccgtgctccgaaagctcgtgtttgaaacaaacctgttggactttaacctggtgttgtaagacttcttactgtattcatGTTTAAAGCAGACAAATCATCAAAAAGCAATGTGCATCGACATCGATGCACAGTCTGCCAATAAAATGCCCCATTTGTTTCCGGCAGGAGCAGCCATGTTTACTCACCATGGGAGGTGCAGACTGCTGTTATATTCTTGTATGATGCAGGTCTCCAGTGTCATGGAAAACAGAATGACTTCCAGGTGTTGTCTAGGCCCCAGAATTAAACGCATCAAGAGCTATCCAAAGTTTAGTCCATGCATGATATCTAATCACTTTAGATAGAAATGTTTAGTGTCAGAGTGGGGGAAATGGGACGAGATGGGTCCATGGAGGGAGGCCATGgatttaatgggccaaatggccttttcttaTGCTGTAAATGACTCTTTCAGAAGGGTGAGAACCTTTCAGAACTTTGTCCTGTTACAGTGCGTCATTAAAAGGCCCCACATCGCAGACGGGCTCTCCCCGGTGTCCTGATCCATCACTTCAACCAACATCAGTGAAAGCAGATAATCTGATCATTCGTGTTGCTATGTGTAGTTACTGCAGTtcaagaggaggttcactggcTGGGAGGTGCACTGGGACATCCGGAGGTTGCGAAAGATGGGTTAGAAATGAAAATCCTTCCTGCCATaagaaagtgggcagcacagtggttatcactgttccttcacagcgccaggacccgggtccgattcccggcttgggtcactgtctgtgcagagtctgcacattctcccgtgtctgcgtgggtttcctccggtttcctcccacaagtcccgaaagacgtgctgttaggtgaattggacattctgaattctccctctgtgtacccgaacaggcgccggattgtggcgactaggggcttttcacagtaacttcattgcagtgttaatgtaagccgac encodes:
- the emc6 gene encoding ER membrane protein complex subunit 6 — protein: MAAMGFKREGPQFISELAVRGNAAILDYCRTSVSALSGATAGILGLTALTGFIFYFVASFLLSVLLIVKAGRRWSKYFKSRRPLFTGGLVGGLFTYILFWTFLYGMVHVY